The following proteins come from a genomic window of Candidatus Neomarinimicrobiota bacterium:
- a CDS encoding acetyl-CoA carboxylase carboxyl transferase subunit alpha/beta: MANNNHFYFPFEKGIKNYDSETIENLSEYEKYQLSFHPERPKYLDYLSIFNNPEECLKRDIFGACLIQVHRADFNEIPVMLIGQQSGPTSDYKKFQNIVSDSELVRSWNHGMPTPASYEKAIEAVEIANTENRIIIIFVDTPGADPTEESEAGGIAWKIGGTIKALVNSKMPTISVIINRGCSGGAIALTGTDITLAMENSTYLVISPEACSSILFHDRHHANEAAEISQITSKEGFTHGIVDKLIDEPEGPAHRYPQESIKSLKKVLAKTIQKLNGLSSEAVYEFRINRWAKMGHWVEGAHIERQRKSRLPTSNSNGYIKRHKGCRDNNGNGIFDPVSLNQLSNDDFVCNICNHRYIRLSAWDYIDLILDKGSFVEHPETASVLDKDILNFPGYKEKLDSERVKTGLPSAMITGDGKIEGNDVVFCANDFGFLGGSFCMSTGEKIWRGAEIAIEKKVPMVIQACGGGARMHEGCSSMVSIPKVQLAITRVERAGLKVITIITDPTLGGVAIGYGSRGIRLFESGAGNIGFSGKRVVEQYVGHPVSRDFQKTSWLASYGHANHVVKLGDLRGEINRILSK; the protein is encoded by the coding sequence ATGGCAAACAATAATCACTTTTATTTTCCCTTTGAAAAAGGAATAAAAAACTACGATTCGGAAACCATTGAGAATCTATCCGAATATGAAAAATATCAATTGTCATTTCATCCGGAACGACCCAAATATTTAGACTATTTATCTATTTTTAATAACCCAGAGGAATGTCTTAAGCGTGATATATTTGGCGCCTGTTTAATCCAGGTACACAGGGCAGATTTTAATGAAATTCCTGTCATGCTTATCGGCCAACAAAGTGGGCCAACATCCGATTATAAAAAATTCCAAAATATAGTGTCTGATTCAGAATTGGTCCGCAGTTGGAACCATGGTATGCCTACTCCCGCCAGTTATGAAAAAGCAATTGAAGCAGTAGAAATCGCCAATACAGAAAATCGGATAATAATAATTTTTGTGGATACACCCGGTGCTGATCCTACGGAAGAATCAGAAGCAGGTGGTATTGCTTGGAAGATTGGGGGAACAATCAAGGCATTGGTGAATTCTAAAATGCCTACAATTTCTGTCATTATTAATAGGGGATGCAGTGGGGGCGCGATTGCATTAACTGGAACAGATATTACTTTAGCCATGGAAAATTCAACATATTTGGTGATTTCGCCGGAAGCTTGCTCGTCTATTTTATTTCACGACCGCCATCATGCCAACGAGGCAGCAGAGATTAGCCAAATTACTTCTAAAGAAGGGTTCACTCATGGCATTGTAGATAAATTGATTGATGAACCTGAAGGACCGGCCCACCGTTATCCACAGGAGTCCATAAAGTCTTTGAAAAAAGTATTGGCTAAAACTATTCAAAAATTGAATGGGTTGTCATCGGAGGCGGTTTATGAATTTAGAATAAATCGCTGGGCCAAAATGGGACATTGGGTAGAAGGTGCGCATATTGAAAGGCAACGTAAATCCCGCCTGCCCACATCAAATTCAAATGGGTATATCAAACGTCATAAAGGGTGTAGAGATAACAATGGAAATGGGATATTCGATCCGGTTTCTTTAAACCAACTATCCAATGATGATTTTGTTTGCAATATTTGTAATCATCGTTACATCCGCCTTTCCGCTTGGGACTATATAGACCTCATACTGGATAAAGGATCATTTGTCGAACATCCAGAAACAGCATCTGTTTTAGATAAAGATATATTGAATTTTCCCGGCTATAAGGAAAAATTAGATTCGGAGCGAGTGAAAACAGGTTTGCCCTCTGCCATGATCACCGGAGATGGAAAGATCGAAGGAAATGATGTGGTGTTTTGTGCAAATGATTTTGGATTCCTTGGCGGCTCATTTTGCATGAGTACTGGTGAAAAGATTTGGCGTGGAGCTGAAATTGCTATAGAGAAAAAAGTGCCCATGGTTATCCAGGCCTGCGGTGGCGGTGCTCGCATGCATGAAGGATGTTCGTCCATGGTTAGTATCCCCAAAGTACAACTGGCCATCACTAGGGTAGAACGAGCTGGGTTAAAAGTTATAACAATAATTACCGATCCGACACTTGGGGGAGTGGCCATCGGCTATGGATCGAGGGGCATTCGACTGTTTGAGTCCGGGGCTGGGAATATTGGATTTTCAGGTAAAAGAGTCGTGGAACAATATGTGGGCCATCCGGTATCAAGGGACTTCCAAAAGACTTCTTGGCTGGCATCATACGGCCATGCAAATCATGTTGTTAAATTGGGAGATCTTCGTGGAGAAATCAATAGAATTTTATCGAAATAA
- a CDS encoding carbohydrate binding family 9 domain-containing protein, protein MIKFIITFLIYTTILAGASSTKRGIVEDFTQLKYKVAMATRTESPPVIDGIIDDDSWQNAMLIDEFIQYEPYNLEAPTVQTELRVLYDDNYLYIAFKNYDPKPEEIMGRLSRRDDWMTGFDFNGDWVGIGIDSRNDDKTGYWFAVNAAEVQIDVVISGDGYDGFDRTWDVIWESKVTRHKEGWSAEIRIPFNVFQYSKDKVQEWGVSFQRGYYGNQEEIQWPGRALGARGIVPHYGILKGIENIPQPKQLDIMPYLLGGQTRNGTTEKTTNYGLDAQYTLSSTSTMNLTFNPDFGQVEADPSVLNLSAFETRLSERRPFFVEGAAFFKSRLNLFHSRRVGQSPSYYYPEKGSIVDQPDATTILGATKILGETASGLKYGVIEAVTNREYGTWEYDENGKTVRDQFMIEPYTNYFIGRVEQPIINDVSTVGFMATDLRRQGGDPTSAFNMDWRMKFKDNKLFFNGQVAHSRAAGDPGMAGRYSLSYRDPVWWEIMTWGGYSDKNFDVNDMGFMRRNNSWDWGLRGKIRRDVPKGIFLKQELSLRVGARGNNDGLITSKDIDFEQENTFMNYWSTGININLSPDVYEDDDLFRDSRAMVIKDEAWQSYELGFSTDRRKRIILNPSIGYTHGKVRGWGHSYNMRVMIRPTDYINFTIMTHNGDHPSAMQWVGIEEDSVRTNIIYATTEQTMQNINYRFNWAFSPTMTFEAFYQPFKIDMDYVSYNRLLKEKTNNVEPYNYVGNEDFKIDNQVGTFVFRWEYSPGSLLYVVYNLNDNNYFSSEEEKWFKTKSNSLFIKLNYFFQT, encoded by the coding sequence ATGATAAAATTCATTATTACTTTTTTAATTTATACCACAATACTGGCGGGGGCCTCATCAACAAAAAGAGGTATCGTAGAAGATTTTACCCAATTGAAATATAAGGTGGCTATGGCCACTCGCACCGAAAGTCCCCCTGTGATCGATGGAATTATCGATGATGATTCATGGCAAAATGCTATGCTGATTGACGAATTTATTCAGTATGAGCCTTATAATCTTGAAGCACCTACCGTACAAACGGAGTTACGCGTTCTTTATGATGATAATTATCTTTATATCGCATTTAAAAATTATGATCCAAAACCGGAAGAAATTATGGGGAGGTTATCCCGTAGAGATGATTGGATGACCGGGTTTGATTTTAATGGAGATTGGGTTGGTATTGGTATTGATTCTCGCAACGATGACAAAACTGGGTATTGGTTTGCCGTTAATGCGGCAGAAGTTCAGATTGATGTTGTTATCTCTGGAGATGGCTATGATGGGTTTGATAGAACTTGGGATGTGATTTGGGAAAGTAAAGTAACTCGCCATAAAGAGGGTTGGTCCGCTGAGATTCGAATACCGTTTAATGTATTTCAATATAGTAAAGATAAAGTTCAGGAGTGGGGCGTATCATTTCAGCGTGGTTATTATGGAAACCAAGAAGAAATTCAGTGGCCCGGCCGTGCCCTTGGTGCCAGGGGCATTGTCCCCCATTATGGTATATTGAAAGGAATTGAAAATATTCCCCAACCGAAACAATTGGATATAATGCCATATTTATTGGGAGGCCAGACTAGGAATGGCACCACAGAAAAAACAACCAATTATGGTTTAGATGCTCAATATACATTATCATCCACTTCAACTATGAATCTTACTTTTAACCCTGATTTCGGTCAAGTTGAGGCGGACCCATCCGTATTGAACTTATCAGCATTTGAAACGAGATTATCTGAACGGCGCCCCTTTTTTGTTGAAGGTGCCGCATTTTTTAAAAGTCGTTTGAATTTGTTTCACTCTCGTCGTGTGGGACAAAGTCCCAGTTACTATTACCCAGAAAAGGGTTCCATTGTGGATCAACCAGACGCAACAACCATTTTAGGTGCTACTAAAATTCTGGGTGAAACAGCTTCCGGATTGAAATATGGTGTTATTGAAGCTGTAACCAATAGAGAATATGGTACCTGGGAATATGACGAGAATGGCAAAACGGTTCGCGACCAATTTATGATTGAGCCATACACCAATTATTTCATTGGCCGTGTAGAGCAGCCCATTATTAATGATGTATCTACAGTTGGTTTTATGGCAACGGACCTTCGCCGACAAGGTGGTGACCCGACGAGTGCGTTCAACATGGACTGGCGGATGAAGTTTAAAGACAATAAACTTTTTTTTAATGGGCAGGTGGCTCATTCAAGAGCGGCGGGCGATCCGGGGATGGCCGGTCGCTACAGTCTTAGTTATCGGGATCCTGTTTGGTGGGAAATTATGACTTGGGGCGGTTACTCCGACAAAAATTTTGATGTGAATGATATGGGTTTCATGCGCCGGAATAACAGTTGGGACTGGGGTCTAAGGGGTAAAATCCGCCGAGATGTTCCAAAAGGAATTTTTCTGAAACAAGAATTATCATTAAGAGTGGGTGCTCGTGGAAATAATGACGGATTAATCACCAGTAAAGATATTGATTTTGAGCAGGAAAATACCTTTATGAATTATTGGAGTACCGGCATCAATATTAATTTGAGTCCTGATGTTTATGAAGATGATGATCTATTTAGAGATTCCCGCGCGATGGTGATTAAAGATGAAGCATGGCAATCATATGAATTGGGGTTTTCTACGGATCGGAGAAAACGAATCATCCTAAATCCAAGTATTGGATATACCCATGGCAAAGTTCGTGGATGGGGACATAGCTATAACATGAGGGTGATGATTCGCCCAACGGATTATATCAATTTTACTATAATGACTCATAATGGTGATCACCCCAGTGCTATGCAGTGGGTGGGAATTGAAGAAGATTCAGTGCGAACTAATATCATTTATGCCACCACAGAACAAACAATGCAGAATATTAACTATCGATTCAATTGGGCTTTCTCACCTACAATGACCTTTGAAGCCTTTTACCAACCATTCAAAATTGATATGGATTATGTGTCCTATAATCGTTTATTAAAAGAAAAAACGAACAATGTTGAACCATACAATTATGTTGGAAATGAAGATTTTAAAATTGATAACCAAGTGGGCACATTCGTGTTTCGTTGGGAATATTCACCGGGGAGTTTGCTCTACGTTGTATATAATTTAAATGACAATAATTACTTTTCTTCTGAGGAAGAGAAGTGGTTTAAAACTAAATCAAATTCATTATTTATTAAACTGAATTATTTTTTTCAAACTTGA
- a CDS encoding dCMP deaminase family protein: MSERVSWEQYFMNIAREVATRSTCDRKHVGAVITRGKTILATGYNGSIRGLAHCDEAGHEMENTHCVRTIHAEANAIVQSARHGVRLEDSEIYVTASPCYDCFKLIANAGINKIYFGEFYRDERIMAHAKELGIDLVDLSK; this comes from the coding sequence ATGAGCGAACGGGTTAGTTGGGAACAGTATTTCATGAATATCGCCCGAGAAGTCGCCACCCGATCCACTTGTGATCGGAAGCATGTGGGTGCAGTTATTACGAGGGGGAAAACGATTTTAGCTACAGGATATAATGGCTCCATTCGTGGATTAGCTCATTGTGACGAAGCGGGACATGAAATGGAAAACACCCATTGCGTTCGGACGATACATGCAGAAGCGAATGCTATTGTTCAATCGGCACGTCATGGTGTTCGGTTAGAGGATAGTGAGATATATGTGACAGCCTCACCTTGTTATGATTGCTTTAAACTAATTGCCAACGCTGGCATTAATAAAATATATTTTGGTGAATTTTATCGTGATGAAAGAATCATGGCACACGCCAAAGAATTGGGAATTGATTTAGTCGATTTGTCTAAATAA
- a CDS encoding DUF2480 family protein has protein sequence METIFLNDFLDGGILREKVFRKKVAEIDWSQYTNKRVLIKGCSEVPIPTWAFLILTAQLTQYVERIYFGELRSAVKIFIRNE, from the coding sequence ATGGAAACCATTTTTCTCAATGATTTTTTGGACGGTGGTATTCTCCGAGAGAAAGTCTTTCGTAAAAAAGTAGCTGAAATAGATTGGTCCCAATATACAAATAAGAGAGTTCTCATAAAGGGATGCTCAGAGGTACCAATCCCTACTTGGGCCTTTTTAATTTTAACGGCCCAATTGACCCAATATGTAGAACGGATTTATTTCGGAGAACTAAGGTCTGCAGTAAAAATATTTATCCGAAACGAATGA